GATATACCTAAGAATTTTCTTTTAAGCTGAATATCTAAAATTACCTCCTGACCCTCCCAGGAAAACTACAAATCTAGTGGGATTGAGAGAACTCTTTTATAAATGGCagttcagaggctggagagatggctcaacagttaaattAGCAACAGCTGCTGTCCCAGAGACCCTGAGTCCAGCACCTACCTACAGGGTGGCTAATAACTGTCAGGATCTGACATCCCCTTTGGCCCCCTCTGGCACTACACACGTGATATACATACACAACATGCAAGAAaaatacccataaacataaaaccataaatcttttttaaaaatccatcctATTGGTATGTGCATCAATGAACAGAAGCAAACCTTCTTTATGAAGTGTTGAgcctagcattttctttttttagcattttttttaacattttgaaaaaatgatttatttattcttattttaaagtgcattagtgttttgcctgcatgtatgtctgaggttgtcagatcccctacaattggagttacagacagttgtgatctgccatgtgggtgctagaaatagaacccagattctctggaaaagcagctagtgttcttaactattgagccatctctccagcctctagccTATTTTCAAGACAACTGAAGATAGCTAACCAACTGCTCCGTCACTCAAACCTTCTGGAACTTTTTCCATGTGGTGGGGAAGAGCAAGGTCTCAACATGCTAGCCTGGCATTAAAACTCACTGGGTAGCTTCAGTCTGACTTAAACTCAAGCAGTCCTCCCCCAGCGTCCTCAGCGCTAGGATGCTAGGATACAGACAAGGCACCCGTACCATGTCCTTGTGTTACATGTTGTCTTTTTTACTGAgcaggaacccagggcctttATTCAGAAAGCACTCCATCACCACTTACACCCCATCCCTAGAAACCAACCTTGGCAAATTGTGAAATAGCCCAAGTCTAGCTAGAAAATAAGAACCATGAGTTCCTCAGCTAAAGAAACATGCCAGCTCACTTAGGGTGCTTTAGTTGAACTACACACTGATTAAGACTGCCTCATTTTGACCATGATAATCTGTCCTGGCTAACTGTCGGCACCGGAAATGTCGGTGCTTGGCTGACAGTCCTGATATAAGCAGCCTTTTGTTCCTTCCAGTGGAATTCACATGTGATGGGGGCAGGAGATATGTAGCCTGCGTTCTGGGGTAGGAGGTTGTAAGCTGGGAAAAGGTAGGGGAGTCTctagggcttctgacaccctggACATTCCTAAGTTAGGGGCACACAGACTAGTAGAGCAAATCGGGGGTTGAAGCTGAAACTCTTAGGCATTTCTCCAACCCTGCCAAATCGTGCCTTTGTGCCTTCTGGAGCAAGGGGTGCCTATGTACCTCCAACAAAAGCAGTCCATCTCCCCGGTTTCTCCCAGTTCTCTGCCGAGGATCACCGGGTTCCCCTAGACTGGGCTTGATCCACACTCTAGCACCCTCGCCTTTACCTCGTCGACCGGTCGGTCACTCCATCAGCCTCAAAGTCGACTAATCAGCTGCCAGCTCTAGGCAGATGAGCTAAAGCAAAATGCCAGACCGCTAGCTGTACTCACTGGCGCGGCCTGCGACCCTGTGACCACGGGTGTGGCCTACGCCTTCTGGACCTACGTCTCCACCTTGAGTCCCACAGCAGGGCCACGCCTGCCAGGATCCAGGACGGCCCGCGACTCCTGCGCGACTCCGGCGCGCGGGCGCGCGGAGGGGAGAGAAGGTAACAGCGGCGTGGGAATGGAGAAGGCGAAggtgaagaaggagaaggaaaagttttcttcttcttcaagcAGTAGGGAAACAGTAAAgtcagagaaggagaagagaaaagacgTGGAAATTAAAAtcaaggggaaagagaaagggaaggaagacgaGAAGACTGTAGAggtgaaaaacaagaagaaagagtcagtgaaggaagaggagaaaaggaaggatgtcGAGCAGAAAGGCGACAACGAGAAAGagtcagggaaggaagaggagaaaaggaaggatgtcGAGCAGAAAAGCGACAACGGGAAAGAGTCAGggacagaagaggagaaaaggaaggatgtaGGGCAGAAAAACGACAacgggaaagggaaggaagaggagaaaaggaagagtcTGGACCTGAAACTCAAagtgaaagggaaggaagaggagaaaaggaagagtgtggacctgaaactcaaagagaaaatgaaagtgaaagggaaggaagaggagaaaaggaagagtttGGAGctgaaaaacaaagtgaaagggaaagggaaggaagaggagaaaaggaagagtttGGACTTGAAACCCCAGGGAAATGGGAAAgcgaaggaagaaaaaaagaaaaatgtggacaTGAAAAAcaaggagaatgggaaagggaaggaagtcaGTGAGGAGGAACAGGTCAAACAGAGCAGTAGCACCTCGATCCTGTCCCCGCCACTGCTGCCGCCGCCGGTAAGAGACCTGGGACCGGGACCCTCGCCTCCGAGGCCATTGTGGGCATCCAGCCCCGCCGGCTCTGTTACGTCGCCCCTGAAGTACGCAGAGAACCGGGTCTTGTCCAAGGACTTCCGTctatgggggaggggggatgtgCCAAGGTTCGAACGCATCCTCGAGCCCCAATTTCAGCCCTTCCCGCATCCCCAGGTCCTATCCCTTGTTGTCTAGGAATCTCAATGGGTCCTAGCTTAACGCATTGGTCTCCACATTTTGTACCAGTGTGCGGACCTCATAAACAATGCTGAAAAAAGTACCGAACCCTCTTCCTCGCACTTGCAGTAAAGATCTTCATTGGAAGAGATAGGGTTCCTGGTTACACGCACGAGAAATACACAATGTGTTTGGGAGCTCCTGATTCTTTTCTCTGGGCGCTGTGGTTTTGAATGACTTGCAGAACATCTACGGTAGACGGGGAGGATGGGTTGCAGACTTAACTATTCTCAGAACCCCAGGCATTGTTTTGGTCAGAAACGACTGTCGCTTAGTGTTCCCGGTTCCTGGGTAGGTTCCTTGGCTCAGAGCTGCTTTCTAGTTCTGAACAGTTGGAATTATTCACGGAGACTTGGGGAAAACAGACTCCACAGACCCACGGATGATGGAAGAAATAATTATTGACAAAGAGCAGTGATGGTCAGAATTAGATTTGAGTATTTACCTAGCAGAGTGGTTTTCCCGGGACAAGGCTTCTGAGTTGCACTCTGGGAATGCGGGCCCCTGCGATTTCCCCAAGTTCGATAAACTATATAGTTTCTGGTAGCTGTGGAACAGGACTAGATAAACGTGAAGGatcttggggttttgtttggcGTGACTTTTAGAGCTGGCATTATAACCCAGAGTTTCAGCAATaaactctaccattgagctacattaTCTCACCCCAAACCTATATCGTATACTAAAAGTATAAGGAAAATGTCAACCATGAGTGCTTGTGGAATTTCTAGGGAAGGTAGGCCTGTGGGCAATAGTGTGGATAGGAGTAGGGGAACACCATTATTTTCTAAGACTGTGGATGCAAGACTGCCAGTCAAAATATGACCAACCAGTATAAAATACCCTAATTTCAGCAGTAGGGTAGTCTTAGAATTAATGGAGTGTGTTAGGGTGGCCTGTGTAGGACTCGAAGtaggaattgtaggggacacaGTCCACACCCTGCAGCCATTTCTTGGTGCCTCTGTTGTTTTAAAGTGTGCAGTTTAAAAAACTTTCAATGTTCTATTCCATACTGTAGTATATTCTCAGAATGATACCATAACACTTAGAATTCTGAGGCCTTAGCCGGGTAGCAGTGGTGCAagccttaattccagcactcaggaagcagaggcaggtggatctctgtgagttcgaggccagcctggtctacagtgtgtgttccaggacagccagggctgttatacagaaaaaccctgtctcaaaaaaaaaaaaatcttcggCCTTCATAAGTCATGCTTTATACATGACTTTATACATTAGTTAGCGATTCTAATACTGTTTCAGATTGCCttttgagccaggtgtggtggttcacatctttaatcctcagaggcaaaggcaggtagatctgttcaaggccagcctgatttccacagtgagttccaggacagccagggctgtatagtgagaccctggctcaaatcAAACAAGATCATTTTCTGGCTGGGATTGGAAAACTTGCCGTGCTAGCTTGTCCAAGgtcttgagtttgatcctcagagctGGGATCAATTAATCAAAAATACTTTTTAGTGTTCAAACAGAATAAGTAGAACAAAGTAAATGCTGTTACTTTAGAAGCAATGTCATTCGTGATAAATGCTACTGttttattatttgggtttttgttttgttatttgataATCGTTGTTCGATTAAAACCACATCTCTGAGCACCCAGAACTATTTCTGTATTCATGCTGACCTTCCTTTctgatcatttttgtttgtttatttttccagacagggtctcactatgtagctctggctgccctggaactcactatgtagaccaggctagcctcaaacttgcagagttctacctctgtctcctgaatgctggaattaaaggcctgagctCCTTTCTGATCatttgtgataaaaaaaaaaaaaaatctctaagacTGGAATGTGAGAAGAAGGCTGGACTTCATAACAAACACTCTTTTGTTATTGAGACAGGTTTGACAATT
The Cricetulus griseus strain 17A/GY chromosome 1 unlocalized genomic scaffold, alternate assembly CriGri-PICRH-1.0 chr1_1, whole genome shotgun sequence genome window above contains:
- the Arl9 gene encoding ADP-ribosylation factor-like protein 9 isoform X1 — its product is MEKAKVKKEKEKFSSSSSSRETVKSEKEKRKDVEIKIKGKEKGKEDEKTVEVKNKKKESVKEEEKRKDVEQKGDNEKESGKEEEKRKDVEQKSDNGKESGTEEEKRKDVGQKNDNGKGKEEEKRKSLDLKLKVKGKEEEKRKSVDLKLKEKMKVKGKEEEKRKSLELKNKVKGKGKEEEKRKSLDLKPQGNGKAKEEKKKNVDMKNKENGKGKEVSEEEQVKQSSSTSILSPPLLPPPEKGKQILVLGLDGAGKTSVLHSMASNRVQHSLEPTQGFHEVCIYTENRQIEFLEIGGSEPFRSYWDTYLPKGWLLIFVVDSADHKRLPEAKKCLHQLIEPNPELPLVVFANKQDLEDAYHITDIHEALALSEVGNDRKLFLFGTQVTENGSEIPSTMQDARDLIAHLASNMEK